GGTCACGGCGCTGGTGGCTGCGGCGGAGGAGGCGTTCGGCGGCCTCGACATCCTGGTCAACAACGCCGGCATCACGCGCGACAACGTGCTGTTCCGCCTCAAGGATGAGGACTGGGACGCGGTCCTCGACGCCAATCTCCGGGGGGCGTTCGCGGCCGTCCGGGCCGCGGCCCGCGGGATGATGAAGCGGCGCTGGGGCCGGATCATCAATATCGCGAGCGTCGTGGGCCTCGTGGGCAACAAGGGACAGGCCAACTATGCGGCCAGCAAGGCGGGGCTCATCGGGCTCACCAAGTCGGTGGCCAAGGAGCTGGCGTCGCGCAACGTCCTGGCCAACGTCGTGGCCCCCGGATTCATCGAAACCGACATGACGGCGGCGATGACCGCCGAGGCGCGAACCGTCCTGTCGCAGCAGATCCCGCTGGAACGGCTGGGCACCCCGGAAGACGTCGCCGGGGTGGTGGCCTTTCTCGCGTCGGACCATGCCGCGTACATCACCGGGCAGGTGCTCGTGGTGGACGGCGGCATGGTGATGTGACTGACGACCGCCCCTCGCTGTTGATAGATTATATCGTTTACACACACCTTCAGAGGAGAGCCCCTTCCCATGGCCGACAATGCACAGAAAGTCCGTGATATCATCGAGAAGGAACTCGGCGTGGAGCGTGAGAAGCTCACCGACGAAGCAAGCTTCATCGAAGACCTGGGCGCGGACAGCCTCGACATCGTCGAGCTCGTCATGGAGTTCGAGAAGGAGTTCAACATCGACATTCCCGATGAAGATGCCGAGAAGCTGCGGACCGTCGGCGACGCCGTGGCCTACCTGAACCAGAAGGTCAGCGGTTGATGAGGCGACGGGTCGTTGTCACCGGCGTTGGAACGATCACGCCAGTCGGCAACGACGTGGCGGAGACCTGGCGCGCCCTGCTCGCCGGCGTGTCGGGCGCGGGGCCGATCACGAAGTTCGACGCCTCCACCTTTCCGTCGCGGTTCGCCTGCGAGGTGAAGGGGTTCGATCCGCTGCAGTACATGGATCGCAAGGAAGCCAAGCGGTCCGACCCGTTCGCGCAGTACGCCATTGCCGCGTCGGTGCAGGCGATGACCGACGCCGGATTCGGCGACGAACTGAGCGGCGAGCTGTCCGAGCGCACCGGCGTCATCGTCGGCAGCGGCATCGGCGGGCTCAAGACGTTCGAGGAGCAGCACGATACATACCGGGAGCGCGGCGCCGGCAAGATCAGCCCGTTCTTCATCCCGATGTTCATTTCCGACATCGCGGGGGGGCTGGTCTCCATGCGCTTCAAGGCGCGCGGCCCCAACTTCTCCACGGTGAGCGCCTGCGCCACCGGCGCCCACGCCGTGGGCGAGGGGTGCCGCACCATCCAGTACGGCGACGCCGACGTCATGATCTGCGGCGGCGCCGAAGCCACGGTGACCCCGATGGCCATCGGCGGCTTTGCCAGTATGAGGGCGCTCTCCGAGCGCAACGATTCGCCGGCCACGGCGTCGCGCCCCTTCGACCTCACGCGCGACGGATTCGTGATGGGCGAGGGCAGCGGCATCGTCGTGATCGAAGAGCTGGAGCACGCGCGCGCGCGCGGCGCGCGCATCTACGCCGAGATCGTCGGCTACGGCGCCACCGCCGACGCCTACCACGTCACGGCGCCCGCGCCCGAGGGCGAGGGCGCCCAGCGGGCCATGCGGCGCGCCCTCAAGGACGCCGGCCTCACCGCGGCCGACATCCAGTACATCAACGCCCACGGCACGTCCACGCCCGTCG
Above is a genomic segment from Gemmatimonadaceae bacterium containing:
- the fabG gene encoding 3-oxoacyl-[acyl-carrier-protein] reductase; protein product: MKIDLTGKSALVTGSTRGIGRAIAQELAGCGARVGVVGRDLARAQEVAAAISPEARGFACDVSDTASVTALVAAAEEAFGGLDILVNNAGITRDNVLFRLKDEDWDAVLDANLRGAFAAVRAAARGMMKRRWGRIINIASVVGLVGNKGQANYAASKAGLIGLTKSVAKELASRNVLANVVAPGFIETDMTAAMTAEARTVLSQQIPLERLGTPEDVAGVVAFLASDHAAYITGQVLVVDGGMVM
- a CDS encoding acyl carrier protein; translated protein: MADNAQKVRDIIEKELGVEREKLTDEASFIEDLGADSLDIVELVMEFEKEFNIDIPDEDAEKLRTVGDAVAYLNQKVSG
- the fabF gene encoding beta-ketoacyl-ACP synthase II, encoding MRRRVVVTGVGTITPVGNDVAETWRALLAGVSGAGPITKFDASTFPSRFACEVKGFDPLQYMDRKEAKRSDPFAQYAIAASVQAMTDAGFGDELSGELSERTGVIVGSGIGGLKTFEEQHDTYRERGAGKISPFFIPMFISDIAGGLVSMRFKARGPNFSTVSACATGAHAVGEGCRTIQYGDADVMICGGAEATVTPMAIGGFASMRALSERNDSPATASRPFDLTRDGFVMGEGSGIVVIEELEHARARGARIYAEIVGYGATADAYHVTAPAPEGEGAQRAMRRALKDAGLTAADIQYINAHGTSTPVGDVAETLAVEHVFGEHAAGINISSTKSATGHMLGAAGAVEFLITTLAVFHGVVPPTINYHTPDPAIRLNCTPNTAVKRDLTVALTNNFGFGGHNVTLAVRKWEE